A portion of the Perognathus longimembris pacificus isolate PPM17 chromosome 20, ASM2315922v1, whole genome shotgun sequence genome contains these proteins:
- the LOC125368106 gene encoding uncharacterized protein LOC125368106, with protein sequence MSQKTPSDPQGPQPAPPNTTQAETPVSLLTIYGPGDHTQESSPSSRSRRVSIQEPLPSILSQRTSNPEHSSSHSHRRVSIQEPLPSILSRRVSHQDSPPAHNRRRVSIQEPSPVSSYHKFSQDSPPAPSHRRVSIQEESSVRLLPHQASTQVATPISYSHRASIQETPPVTYNRWVSARDAPSVFQDHLSLQSTYPQTSIQSESSSQPTNTQAPPKPKKVSVISKPIQVDIPPAIIPSSQAIVKSLDSFALDSEGTSREDVYSNQLDQGALGSTTQYLSRYSTYSGYRGKYSRQSLLPIGWRLLHEARKISRHLSLALTLAGMVILGLISLGQPWVHFQVPLMPPGGPSRPPTIPIDTILFVRCPDISCLHEYDQNAYLLDLAWAFLVISSITCFCLFVGLVSTSFFTSSNLPMLDFSLFICSIMSGTSIVLAVLFYLLQANNYLQEGMTYRLGISFYLAWTGVFLFLITGFFSYLNYINFWSILAMQAIWA encoded by the exons ATGTCCCAGAAAACCCCATCGGACCCCCAGGGCCCTCAGCCAGCCCCTCCCAACACCACACAAGCTGAGACCCCAGTCTCTCTGCTAACTATTTATGGCCCCGGGGACCACACTCAAGAATCTTCACCCTCCTCCCGTAGTCGCCGGGTGAGCATCCAAGAGCCCCTGCCAAGCATCCTCAGCCAACGAACCAGCAACCCAGAGCATTCATCATCCCACAGCCATCGCCGGGTCAGCATCCAGGAGCCCCTGCCAAGTATCCTCAGTCGACGAGTCAGTCACCAGGATTCTCCGCCAGCCCACAACCGTCGCCGGGTCAGCATCCAGGAGCCCTCACCAGTCTCCAGCTATCACAAGTTCAGTCAGGATTCTCCACCAGCCCCCAGTCATCGCCGGGTCAGCATCCAGGAGGAGTCTTCAGTAAGGCTCCTCCCACACCAGGCCAGTACCCAAGTCGCGACACCAATTTCCTATAGTCACCGGGCCAGCATCCAAGAAACACCACCAGTCACCTACAACCGCTGGGTCAGTGCCAGAGATGCACCGTCGGTATTTCAGGATCACCTAAGTCTCCAAAGCACTTACCCCCAGACCAGTATCCAATCCGAGTCTTCCTCCCAGCCAACCAATACCCAAGCACCACCAAAACCTAAGAAGGTCAGCGTCATCAGCAAACCAATCCAGGTTGATATCCCCCCAGCAATAATCCCAAGCTCTCAGGCCATTGTCAAAAGCCTTGATTCATTTGCCTTGGACTCTGAGGGGACCTCAAGAGAAGATGTCTACAGTAACCAACTTGACCAAGGTGCCTTGGGCAGCACCACACAGTACTTGTCAAGATACTCCACGTACAGTGG GTACCGGGGAAAGTACAGTCGTCAGTCGCTGCTGCCCATAGGCTGGCGGCTGCTTCACGAGGCCAGGAAGATCAGCCGCCATCTGAGCCTGGCGCTGACCCTGGCTGGCATGGTGATCCTCGGTCTCATCTCACTGGGCCAGCCCTGGGTCCACTTCCAGGTGCCACTGATGCCCCCTGGGGGCCCCTCGAGACCCCCAACCATCCCCATAGACACCATCCTCTTTGTGCGATGTCCAGACATCTCCTGCCTGCATGAATATGACCAGAATGCTT ACCTGCTGGACCTTGCCTGGGCCTTCCTGGTCATCTCCAGCATCACCTGCTTCTGTCTGTTTGTGGGCCTCGTCAGCACCAGCTTCTTCACCAGCTCCAACCTGCCCATGCTAGATTTTTCCCTCTTCATCTGCAGCATCATGTCAG GGACCAGCATCGTCCTGGCTGTCCTGTTCTACCTACTACAGGCCAATAACTATCTGCAGGAAGGAATGACCTACCGTCTGGGGATCAGCTTCTACCTGGCTTGGACAGGCGTCTTTCTCTTCCTCATCACCG GATTCTTCTCCTATCTGAATTACATCAATTTCTGGTCCATCCTGGCAATGCAGGCAAT